The nucleotide window ACCCACTGCGGGGGTGGATGTTGAGTTGCGTCAGGGTTTATGGAGATTTATTGCCCGCTTAAATCGGGAAGGGCATACCGTTGTCTTAACGACGCATTATCTTGAAGAGGCAGAGCAACTGTGTGATCGCATCGCGATGCTTAGAAAGGGCGAAGTGGTTGCGCTGGATAATAAACACGCAATGCTGCAACGCTTTTCTAGTGCTCAGCTATTGTTACGCTTGGCGCAAGGCGGATTACCGGCTAGCTTGCAAGCACTTGCCATAGAGCAGCAGATAGATGCGCATCAATATGCGCTAAGGCTTAACTCTTATGCTGAAGTCGAGCCTATTCTTGCGCAATGCCGCATGGCAGGGTGTGAGATTGAAGAAATTGGAATTCGTAAAGCGGATCTTGAAGATGTATTTATCCAAGTTATGAAGAGCTCATCAGCGGCTGAAAAAATTAAGAGGAACGCATGATGATTGGTTTTTATACTTTGTTTTGTAAAGAAGTCCTGCGTTTTTGGAAAGTGAGCTTGCAGACGATTACCGCGCCGGTAATTACAGCTTTTCTGTATTTGGTGATTTTTGGCCAAGCCTTGCAAAATCATGTGCAAGTGTACCCAGGGGTGGAATATAAGAGTTTTTTGATCCCTGGTTTGATGATGATGAGCATACTGCAAAATGCTTTTGCCAATAGTTCGTCCTCGTTGATTCAATCGAGGGTGACGGGCAACCTAGTGTTTATGCTGTTATCGCCGTTAGGCGCGCGTGAAATATTTAGTGCGTATGTGCTGGCTTCTGTTATGCGTGGAGTCTGTGTAGGGTTGGGGGTATGGTTGGCGACGGTTTGGTTTATTACAGTGAGTTTCGCCGCGCCATTCTATATCTTCGCATTTGCCGTATTAGGGGCGGCTACTCTTGGCACAATGGGGTTGATTGCAGGTATTTACTCAGAAAAATTTGATCAGTTGGCCGCGTTTCAAAGTTTTTTAATTGTTCCTTTGACCTTTTTAGCGGGTGTATTTTATTCGACAGCAGCCTTGCCGGAGTTCTGGAGGCAGATCTCTAGATTGAATCCGTTTTTTTATATGATTGATGGCTTTCGCTATGGCTTTTTTGGCGTGTCGGATATTGCCCCGCTCAAGAGTTTGATGATCACCTTGGGCTTTTTTATTGTACTTGCTGGCTTGGCGATGCGCATGTTGGTGAGCGGTTATAAGTTGCGCCATTAAAATAGTAGACAAAGAAACATGGATAAATTACTCATTCGAGGTGGCCAGCGTTTGGTCGGCGAAGTGACTGTTGCGGGCGCTAAAAATGCGGCTTTGCCGATTTTGTGTGCCAGTTTATTGAGCGCCGGGCAGCTCGATTTAGGGAATGTCCCGAATCTACAGGATGTGCGCACCATGCTTACTCTGCTTATGCAAATGGGGGTACGCACGCAGGTTTCTGGTCATGCAATCAGTCTGGATGGTCGTTGGGTCGATAAGCCGCTAGCCCCTTATGAGCTAGTCAAAACAATGCGTGCTTCAATTTTAGTCTTGGGGCCGCTGCTCGCGCGTTTTGGGGAAGCGCGGGTCTCGCTGCCAGGCGGCTGCACCATTGGCGCGCGACCCGTTGATCAGCATGTTAAAGGCTTACAGGCGATGGGCGCGCAGATCGACCTGGAGCATGGCTATATTAATGCGCGCATCAAGCAGGGTAAACGGCTCAAGGGCAGTCGTATCCTGTTTGACATGATCACTGTGACAGGCACAGAAAACCTGCTCATGGCAGCGACTCTGGCCGAAGGTGAAACGGTATTGGAGAACGCCGCGCGTGAGCCAGAAGTGGCTGATTTGGCGCATCTCCTGGTTGCGATGGGCGCAAAAATTGATGGCATTGGCACTGATCAGCTTACGATTCAAGGGGTAGAGCGGCTCCATGATGCGCGCCACCAGGTCATTCCCGATCGGATTGAAGCGGGCACTTTTCTTTGCGCTGTCGCTGCAGTAGGCGGCGAGGTTACGCTGCGGCAGATTGAGCCCAATTTATTGGATGCGGTTTTAAAGAAGCTCGGCGCAGCAGGTGTTCAGATTGAGTCTGGGTCTAATTGGATTCGCGCTTCCATGCACCAGCGTCCGACGGCAGTGAGTTTCCGTACTTCAGAATATCCGGCTTTCCCAACCGATATGCAAGCGCAATTTATGGCACTCAATTGCATCGCGGCTGGCTCGGCTCAGATTGTCGAAACGATTTTTGAAAATCGTTTTATGCATGTGCAAGAGCTTAACCGGTTAGGAGCAAATGTCATGGTGGATGGCAATACTGCATTTGTTACTGGGGTTACGCATTTATCGGGTGCGGCGGTCATGGCGACCGATCTGCGCGCTTCCGCAAGCCTTGCTATTGCAGGGCTTGCGGCCGAGGGAGAAACGCTGATTGAGCGGATTTATCATCTTGACCGGGGCTATGACCAGATGGAAAAGAAATTGTCTGCGCTGGGTGCGCGGGTCAGCCGGATTACAGACACTGCGGCGGTAGCGCCGACCGCGTAATGAAGACTCAAACCGTAGTGCCGCCCTCACAGTTGATCTCCGCGCCGCTCACGCTAGCTTTATCTAAAGGGCGTATCTTTGATGAAACGAGGCCTTTTTTGGCGGAAGTTGGGATTACCGTTGACGGCGACCCAGAAACCTCACGGCGCTTGATTTTGCCGACTACGCAACCGAATTTGCGCGTGATTGTGGTGCGTGCAACGGATGTGCCGACCTATGTGCAATATGGTGCGGCTGATTTTGGGGTGGCAGGTGCGGATGTACTGCTTGAGCACGGTGGCGAAGGCTTGTATCAGCCGATCGATCTTAAAATTGCAAATTGCCGTATATCCGTGGCTGCACCGGCAGATTTTGATTATGCAAACGCAGTGCGCCAAGGCGCGCGCTTGCGCGTAGCCACCAAATACCTGCAGACGGCGCGTGAACATTTTGCCGCCAAAGGCGTGCACGTTGATTTAATCAAATTATATGGTTCGATGGAGCTTGCGCCTTTGGTGGGCCTAGCGGATGCGATTGTAGATTTGGTCAGCTCAGGCAGTACCTTACGCGCCAATCGGTTAGTTGAAGTGGAGCAGATTAAGTCAATTTCATCCCGCTTGATTGTCAATCAGGCGGCGCTCAAATTAAAACGCGCAGCGTTGCAACCGTTATTAGATGCGTTTGAACGTGTAGCAAATTAACTTTTTTAGATAAGTGAGGGAAAATGTCTTTAAAGTTGCGTCGGCTAGATACCTGCGCGAGTGATTTTAAAGTCGCGCTGCGTGCATTGCTGGCTTTTCAGGCAGACGAAGATGAGGCGATTGAACGAGCGGTTGCTGATATTTTAGCGGATGTTAAAAGCCGTGGAGATGTGGCCGTGTTGGAGTACACCAAGCGCTTCGATCGGCTTGAGGCGGCTCATCTCAGTGCGCTTGAAGTTGACGCAACGCAGCTTGAACATTTTCTGTCCGGACTTGAATCTGAACCGCGCGCAGCGCTTGAAGCGGCTGCGCAGCGCATTCGTGCTTATCATGAAAAACAAAAAATTGAATCAGGCAGCCACAGTTGGCAGTACGTCGAAGCGGACGGTACGGTATTAGGCCAGCAAGTATTGCCGCTTGAGCGGGTGGGCATTTATGTGCCGGGCGGCAAAGCGGCATATCCTTCGTCAGTGTTGATGAATGCGCTGGCCGCCCAAGTGGCAGGAGTGCGTGAAATTATGATGGTCGTGCCTACCCCGGATGGGGTCCAAAACCCTCTGGTGATGGCGGCCGCGCATTTAAGCGGGGTCTCGCGCATATGGACCATAGGCGGGGCGCAAGCGATTGCAGCGTTAGCTTATGGGACGGAAACGGTGCCTGCCGTAGATAAAATTGTCGGGCCGGGCAATGCGTACGTAGCTGCAGCTAAACGCCGCGTGTTTGGCACAGTAGGGATTGATATGATTGCTGGGCCATCAGAAATTCTGATCCTTTGCGATGGTACGACAGACCCTAATTGGGTTGCGCTTGATCTGTTTTCTCAAGCTGAGCATGATGAGCTGGCGCAAGCTATTTTGTTGTGCCCACAGGCAGAATTTATTGAGCAGGTGGCGCAGGCGATGAAGCGTTTGTTAGCCGGGCTGCCGCGCCAAGCCGTGATTAAACAATCGCTTGAAAAACGAGGTGCTTTGATCAAAGTGCGTGATATGGCTGAGGCATGCGCGCTGGCTAACGAGATCGCACCTGAGCATTTGGAAATCTCTGCGCTCGAGCCGCGCTGTTGGCTGCCGCAGATTCGTCATGCGGGGGCCATTTTTCTGGGGCCTTATAGCAGTGAAAGCCTAGGGGATTACTGCGCTGGGCCTAATCATGTGCTACCTACGGCGCGCACTGCGCGCTTTTCCTCGCCGTTAGGCGTATATGACTTTATTAAGCGCTCGAGCCTGATTGAAGTGAGTGAACAAGGTGCTCAAACGCTTGGCAAGATTGCTGCCGAACTGGCCGAAGGCGAAGGGTTGCAAGCTCATGCGCAAAGTGCGCGTTGGCGGATAAGGTGATTATTTTAGATTCCGTTTATCCTATGCTGGCACTGAAAAAAACTGCTTTGGGGGGCGTGTTACGCCCTATACATTATGCTTAACCCCGAGAGTTTGATTCGTCCTGAAATACTCGAGATGGCGCGTTACGCCGTGACGGATGCGGTCGGCTTCATTAAGCTCGATGCGATGGAAAATCCGTTTCCGCTACCTGAGTCGCTCGCTCATGAGCTGGGGCAACGATTGAGTCAAATCGCCTTAAATCGCTACCCAGCACCGCATCCAAGCGCCTTAATTGAGAAATTGAAACGCATGATGGACGTGCCGTTAGGCTGTGATGTGCTGCTCGGCAATGGTTCTGATGAAATTATCAGCATGCTTGCCGTTGCCTGCGCCCGGCCTGGGGCGAAAGT belongs to Mycoavidus sp. B2-EB and includes:
- a CDS encoding ABC transporter permease; this translates as MIGFYTLFCKEVLRFWKVSLQTITAPVITAFLYLVIFGQALQNHVQVYPGVEYKSFLIPGLMMMSILQNAFANSSSSLIQSRVTGNLVFMLLSPLGAREIFSAYVLASVMRGVCVGLGVWLATVWFITVSFAAPFYIFAFAVLGAATLGTMGLIAGIYSEKFDQLAAFQSFLIVPLTFLAGVFYSTAALPEFWRQISRLNPFFYMIDGFRYGFFGVSDIAPLKSLMITLGFFIVLAGLAMRMLVSGYKLRH
- the murA gene encoding UDP-N-acetylglucosamine 1-carboxyvinyltransferase, translating into MDKLLIRGGQRLVGEVTVAGAKNAALPILCASLLSAGQLDLGNVPNLQDVRTMLTLLMQMGVRTQVSGHAISLDGRWVDKPLAPYELVKTMRASILVLGPLLARFGEARVSLPGGCTIGARPVDQHVKGLQAMGAQIDLEHGYINARIKQGKRLKGSRILFDMITVTGTENLLMAATLAEGETVLENAAREPEVADLAHLLVAMGAKIDGIGTDQLTIQGVERLHDARHQVIPDRIEAGTFLCAVAAVGGEVTLRQIEPNLLDAVLKKLGAAGVQIESGSNWIRASMHQRPTAVSFRTSEYPAFPTDMQAQFMALNCIAAGSAQIVETIFENRFMHVQELNRLGANVMVDGNTAFVTGVTHLSGAAVMATDLRASASLAIAGLAAEGETLIERIYHLDRGYDQMEKKLSALGARVSRITDTAAVAPTA
- the hisG gene encoding ATP phosphoribosyltransferase; the protein is MSAPLTLALSKGRIFDETRPFLAEVGITVDGDPETSRRLILPTTQPNLRVIVVRATDVPTYVQYGAADFGVAGADVLLEHGGEGLYQPIDLKIANCRISVAAPADFDYANAVRQGARLRVATKYLQTAREHFAAKGVHVDLIKLYGSMELAPLVGLADAIVDLVSSGSTLRANRLVEVEQIKSISSRLIVNQAALKLKRAALQPLLDAFERVAN
- the hisD gene encoding histidinol dehydrogenase, yielding MSLKLRRLDTCASDFKVALRALLAFQADEDEAIERAVADILADVKSRGDVAVLEYTKRFDRLEAAHLSALEVDATQLEHFLSGLESEPRAALEAAAQRIRAYHEKQKIESGSHSWQYVEADGTVLGQQVLPLERVGIYVPGGKAAYPSSVLMNALAAQVAGVREIMMVVPTPDGVQNPLVMAAAHLSGVSRIWTIGGAQAIAALAYGTETVPAVDKIVGPGNAYVAAAKRRVFGTVGIDMIAGPSEILILCDGTTDPNWVALDLFSQAEHDELAQAILLCPQAEFIEQVAQAMKRLLAGLPRQAVIKQSLEKRGALIKVRDMAEACALANEIAPEHLEISALEPRCWLPQIRHAGAIFLGPYSSESLGDYCAGPNHVLPTARTARFSSPLGVYDFIKRSSLIEVSEQGAQTLGKIAAELAEGEGLQAHAQSARWRIR